A section of the Prevotella melaninogenica genome encodes:
- a CDS encoding type VI secretion system TssO: MVEKNRKERRQAKNSFVFIFSFTLLLFVLFAVCTLKTAERGINLVDEKKVRYDDVFRKQASYNFRMDQMFKDMNNLVTEKRTDNEQAQYQMIIARHRQDMQDEIYRGDNDTTHYVLYKTLFDQLQATQETTATYFDEKRDLDYIMEQIQKATEILNRKRD; the protein is encoded by the coding sequence ATGGTAGAAAAGAATAGAAAAGAACGCCGTCAGGCAAAGAACTCTTTTGTTTTCATCTTTAGCTTCACGCTATTACTTTTCGTACTCTTTGCTGTCTGCACATTGAAAACCGCTGAGCGGGGTATCAATTTGGTAGACGAAAAGAAAGTACGTTATGATGACGTGTTCCGTAAGCAAGCGAGCTATAACTTCCGTATGGACCAGATGTTCAAGGATATGAACAATCTTGTTACTGAGAAGCGCACGGATAATGAGCAGGCACAGTATCAGATGATTATTGCTCGTCACAGACAGGATATGCAGGATGAAATCTATCGTGGTGACAATGACACTACCCATTATGTACTCTATAAGACGCTCTTCGATCAGCTGCAAGCTACGCAGGAAACTACTGCAACTTACTTTGATGAGAAGCGTGACTTAGACTACATTATGGAACAGATTCAGAAGGCAACGGAGATTTTAAATAGAAAAAGAGATTAA
- a CDS encoding AAA family ATPase, whose translation MNTQNYSNSLIAAIKLAKAMAHQDKHLSFGVAHLVIAMLTEQTGLREILNSMQKEVAYISDWFETYREMYVGVEHEGGEIISDHEVETVLDEAERSKIKLGTDSVDALCVFSAIVRDGVVYSHQQIESIGVTEDEIMEYFEASTSPLSPVAEMDMGSSIQYVSDLRRAELLEEGKSIIGRSKEIRLILETLERSERQGILLVGAPGVGKTGIIRALAHEMEINQDEIINQTSLVGLNTSKILAQSGNETEITQKLTGLLQKMNQAKSRGVLVIDDLQLLLESGNPTAATYILNNLDAQICDGAVTLLMVLSMDAFRKHIEKHSIANRLNIINVEELEPNILRSALLKHRTILQAYYSLPMTEESFISAYNLSNRYYKEKSQPASTLDLIDSTAASVRLSNKNAAGIVEQLVEQYEKYKAMPVEDVSDFDLHLLYHTIFNKVSVVLTSKIEDDFVLTDDDSTQEKLDKLGKMLSELSALSQKGIEKVSSLEIESVVADDTGIPIGKIQAQEKDRLLGIETKLHERVKGQDKAIRTLSDAIIESRSGLSDPKKPIGSFFFLGPTGTGKTELTKSLADLLFDDDTAMIRFDMSEFKEEHSAALLYGAPPGYVGYEEGGLLVTKIRQKPYSVVLFDEIEKAHSSVYDIFLQIMDEGKVHDKLGREGDFSNSIIIFTSNIGSQWIAEQIQQGHQPTSNELIEVMSKYFRPEFLGRLTEVVPFSPITEAVAQQIFLLQFSRLQKQLLEQKDIQLDLAPETIAYLTSKGFSPQYGARPIAGVVRTYLKKTISKLIVSEAIKSGDHIVATYKDGNLQWNHA comes from the coding sequence CTATGCTGACAGAGCAGACCGGTTTGCGTGAAATCCTGAACTCAATGCAAAAGGAAGTAGCATATATTAGCGATTGGTTTGAGACTTATCGTGAGATGTATGTTGGTGTTGAGCACGAAGGTGGTGAGATAATCTCTGACCACGAGGTAGAAACGGTGCTTGACGAGGCTGAACGCTCAAAGATTAAGCTTGGTACAGACTCTGTAGACGCCTTGTGTGTGTTCTCAGCAATTGTCAGAGATGGAGTGGTTTACTCTCATCAGCAGATAGAATCAATCGGTGTGACAGAGGATGAAATAATGGAATATTTTGAGGCTTCTACATCGCCTCTATCTCCAGTGGCAGAGATGGATATGGGTAGTTCTATCCAGTATGTTTCTGATCTTCGCCGAGCAGAACTCTTAGAAGAAGGTAAGTCTATTATTGGTCGTAGCAAGGAAATACGTCTGATATTGGAAACGTTAGAACGTTCTGAGCGACAGGGTATCCTGCTTGTAGGTGCACCGGGTGTCGGTAAGACGGGTATCATTAGAGCACTTGCCCACGAAATGGAAATCAATCAGGATGAGATAATCAACCAAACATCGTTAGTAGGGCTGAATACATCAAAGATTCTTGCACAATCGGGCAATGAAACGGAGATTACCCAAAAACTTACAGGTTTACTGCAGAAGATGAATCAGGCAAAGAGTCGTGGTGTGCTTGTCATTGACGACTTGCAGTTGTTACTCGAAAGTGGTAACCCAACGGCAGCTACCTATATTCTCAACAACCTTGATGCACAAATTTGCGATGGTGCAGTCACATTGCTGATGGTTCTCTCTATGGATGCTTTCCGTAAGCACATTGAAAAGCATTCCATTGCAAATAGACTGAATATTATTAATGTAGAGGAACTTGAACCGAATATTCTTCGCAGTGCATTGCTAAAACATAGAACAATTCTGCAGGCTTACTATAGTTTGCCAATGACTGAGGAGTCGTTTATTAGTGCATATAATCTCTCTAATAGATACTATAAGGAGAAGAGCCAACCAGCCTCTACTTTAGACCTTATCGACAGTACTGCAGCTTCAGTAAGACTGAGTAATAAGAATGCTGCAGGTATTGTAGAACAACTTGTGGAGCAGTATGAGAAGTACAAGGCAATGCCGGTAGAAGACGTGAGTGATTTCGACTTACATCTGCTTTATCATACAATCTTTAACAAGGTGAGTGTTGTTTTAACTTCAAAGATAGAAGACGACTTCGTACTGACGGATGATGATTCAACACAGGAGAAATTAGATAAGCTTGGTAAGATGTTGAGCGAACTCTCTGCCCTTTCACAAAAAGGTATTGAGAAGGTCAGCTCATTAGAAATAGAGTCGGTTGTGGCAGATGATACTGGTATTCCTATCGGAAAGATTCAGGCACAGGAGAAAGACCGACTCTTGGGTATTGAAACCAAGTTGCACGAAAGAGTCAAGGGACAGGATAAGGCTATTCGTACCCTTTCAGATGCTATCATCGAGTCACGAAGTGGACTGAGCGACCCAAAGAAGCCTATCGGTTCATTCTTCTTCCTCGGTCCTACTGGTACGGGTAAGACAGAGTTGACTAAATCGTTGGCCGACCTTCTCTTTGATGATGATACGGCAATGATACGTTTCGATATGTCTGAGTTTAAGGAAGAACATTCCGCAGCCTTATTGTATGGTGCTCCTCCAGGATATGTAGGCTATGAAGAGGGTGGTTTGCTTGTGACAAAAATCCGTCAGAAGCCTTATTCTGTCGTACTCTTTGATGAGATTGAGAAAGCACATAGTAGTGTTTATGATATCTTCCTGCAGATTATGGATGAGGGTAAGGTGCATGATAAATTAGGACGTGAAGGTGACTTCTCCAACTCTATCATCATCTTTACTTCTAACATTGGTAGTCAATGGATTGCTGAACAGATTCAGCAGGGACATCAGCCAACCTCCAACGAACTGATTGAAGTTATGTCGAAGTACTTTCGTCCTGAGTTCCTTGGTCGTTTGACAGAGGTTGTACCTTTCTCACCTATTACCGAGGCAGTTGCTCAGCAGATTTTCCTCCTCCAGTTCTCACGTCTGCAGAAGCAGTTATTGGAACAGAAGGATATTCAGTTGGATTTAGCACCAGAGACGATAGCTTATCTTACTTCCAAGGGATTCTCGCCACAGTATGGTGCGCGTCCTATTGCTGGTGTAGTAAGAACTTATCTGAAAAAGACTATTTCCAAATTGATTGTCTCAGAGGCTATCAAGTCTGGTGACCACATAGTAGCAACCTATAAAGATGGAAATCTGCAATGGAATCACGCATAA
- a CDS encoding TssN family type VI secretion system protein codes for MKPLIFFFLKYLLAPLLAMVMVFVMGALKSIRQQLSMKRIIVFALLAGLFLGLPSLFGYLKNEYVWGGLVLTVTSYLILGFFYLWALRVFISKKNDDMSIELLVTVLSGIIGMWIYYLVFNWVSGGLEYTPWAMTAVCWFMIPYFVFRSFKYFRNIQPAIYDLWRINHSGFNRNYWDNLDTFKALTVKVKLKRKVGDFDYTTLSVRLAEGIALGDWFDWLVEDQNRRFPQAQIEINMEGAESGWIFYTSRWFRYPLFIRMLDPRCTASENKIKKNQVIYIKRVKSINQIQHEED; via the coding sequence ATGAAACCTTTAATATTTTTCTTTTTGAAATACTTATTGGCTCCGCTTCTTGCAATGGTCATGGTGTTCGTTATGGGAGCACTGAAGTCTATTCGACAGCAGCTGAGCATGAAGAGGATTATTGTCTTTGCCCTTTTGGCAGGACTTTTCCTCGGACTCCCTTCTCTCTTCGGCTATTTGAAGAATGAATATGTATGGGGAGGACTTGTACTAACTGTTACTTCTTATCTCATTCTTGGATTTTTCTATCTATGGGCATTGCGCGTGTTCATTAGTAAGAAGAACGATGATATGTCTATTGAGCTTCTGGTAACAGTACTCTCTGGTATTATCGGAATGTGGATTTACTATCTTGTATTCAACTGGGTTAGTGGAGGATTGGAATATACACCTTGGGCAATGACAGCTGTCTGCTGGTTTATGATTCCTTACTTCGTCTTCCGTAGTTTCAAGTATTTCCGAAATATACAGCCAGCTATCTATGACTTGTGGAGAATCAATCATAGTGGATTTAATCGTAATTATTGGGACAACCTCGATACTTTCAAGGCATTAACTGTCAAGGTAAAACTTAAGAGGAAGGTTGGTGATTTCGACTATACTACTCTTTCTGTTCGTCTGGCTGAGGGTATCGCTTTGGGTGACTGGTTTGACTGGCTTGTTGAAGACCAAAATCGTCGTTTCCCACAGGCACAGATTGAAATCAATATGGAGGGTGCTGAAAGTGGTTGGATATTCTATACGAGTCGATGGTTCCGTTATCCGCTATTTATTCGAATGTTGGACCCACGCTGCACAGCCTCTGAAAACAAAATAAAGAAGAATCAAGTTATCTATATAAAACGAGTAAAAAGTATAAACCAGATACAACATGAAGAAGATTGA